TTGCGCACCTCCACGGTCACACCCCGGCCCGGCTCCCCCGCCACGTCGACGCACACCTCGGCTCCCGGTGCGTGCTTGCGGACGTTGGTCAGCGCCTCCTGCACGACCCTGTAGGCGGTGCGCCCCACCCGGTCGGGAACGGATCCCGTGACGTCCTTCCGCAGCTCCACCCGCATCCCGGCCCCGCCCGACTCGGTGACGAGCCGCTCGACGTCGGCGAGGGTGGGCTGGGGCAGCTCGCCGACCGGGGCGCGCAGGACCCCGATGACCTCGCGCAGGTCCTGCAGCGCCTGGTGGGCGCTCTCCCGGATCACCGCGGCCGCGCGGGCGACGTCCTCGGCCGGGGCGTCGGGCCGGTACTCCAGCGCGCCGGCGTGCACGCTCAACAGCGACAGCCGGTGGCCGAGCACGTCGTGGATCTCCCTGGCGATCGCGTCGCGGGCCTGGTGCTGGGCCTGCTCGGCGCGCAGGTGGGCCTCCGCCTCGGCGCGCTCCGCCCGATCGCGCAGCGACAGCACGAGTCGGCGCCGATGGTGGACGACCATGCCCCAGCCGACCGCGGCGCCCTGGACCGTGACGCCGAACAGCAGCAGCAGGAGCGGGGGCGTGTCGGGCTCGGGGCGCAGCACGACGTAGACGAGTGCGGTGAGCACGCTCAGCGCGAAGACGGCCGTCGAGGTCCGCGGAGGCCGGTGCACCGCGACCGTGAACAGCGCCACCAGCATCGCGCCGGCGACCATCTCCGAGAACGCCGACAGGGACACCAGCACCACGGCGAGCCCGACCGGCCAACGGCGGCGCAGCCACAGCGCGGCGCAGCCCAGCGCGCCGACGAGCTGGTCCAGGTTGAACAGCCACACCGGTATCACGTCGGGTACCGCCGACGCCTCGATGCGCAGGCCGGACGTGAAGATCCCGTAGCCCACCGCCAGCAGGAACAGACCGATGTCCACGAGCCAGTCGCGCAGGCTGCGCCGGGGTGCGGATGCGGGCGCGGGGGCACTCGCGGGTGCGGTCGCGGAACCGTCGTCCATGCTCCCGAACCTATCCACCGGGAGGGCGGATTCCGCGGGTTCGAGCGGCGGACGATACCGAAGTCGCGGCGACCGCTACCTTCGTCGGCTCCGACGCCCGGGATCGGCTACGCCGGCCGCGAAGGGAGGTCCCGATGACCGATCCGCGCAGCGGCGGCCGATCCCTAGCGTCGAGGCATGCGCAAGGTCATCCAGACAGTGGGGTTCGTCATCGCCCTCATGGGCGTCAGCGGCACCATCGACTACCTGGCCGTCCAGCCCGTCTTCGGGTTCCTCAACGTCGTCAACCGCCTCGTCATCCCCCGCGTGGACTTCCTGACCGGCTACGAGCTCTACGCGAACCTGAGCCTGGCGGTTCTGGGCGTCGTCGTGGTCGTCGCTGCGGAACGGATCCGGCGGTCGTGACGTCCGACAGCGGCCCGCCACGGTCGGCACGTTCGACACCGTCCCCGCACCGCGCACCGCCCCGCAGGGCCCGCTGGCCCCTGGCCGTCGGGCTTCTGCTCCTCGCGCCGCTGTGCGCCGAGTACGTCACCGGCTACGACACCAGCACCGGAGATCCCCTGGCGCTCGCCGGCGGCCTGCTGATCCTCGCCCCGCTGTACGGCGCCCCCGCCCTGCTGATCCGTGAGACGGCGCGGCGCCTGGGGGTGCGGTGGCCGGGGATTCTCGCCCTTGCGGCCGCGTTCGGGGTCGTCCAGGCCGGTGTGGTGGACCAGTCGCTGTTCAGCACGTCCTACCGGGACATCGAGTACTGGGACGACATGCTGCTGCCGACGCTCATCGAGCCGCTGGGCCTCAGCGCGAACAACGCCGTGGCCTTCGTCGTGGGCCACGCCGTCTGGAGCTACGGCGTCCCGATCGCGCTCGTGGAGTCCCTGCACCCCGCGGCGTCCCGGCGGCCGTGGCTGCGCGCGCCGGGACTCGCCGTGACGGCGTTGCTGTACCTGGGGGCCGCGGCGCTGATCCTGTCCGACCACCTCCACAACGAGGCGGACCACGCCTCGGCGGCGCAGGTCACCGGATCGCTCGTCGCCGTCGCGCTCCTGGCGGCCCTCGCCTTCACCATCGGGCGCCGACGCCCTCCGTCCCGGGACGCCGCCGTGCCCGGGCCCTTCGTCATCGGAACCCTCGGCCTGGCCGCGGCCCTCGCGTTCAACCTCGTGCCGCCGACCTGGCCGGGCGTCGCGGCCGCACTCGCCGTGTCGGCGGTCGGCGCCGCGTCCGTCGCCCACCTGTCCCGATCGGGACGCTGGGGCGGCCGCCACGTCGCCGCGCTCGCAACGGGCGCCCTGCTGGCGCGCGCCGCCATCGGGTTCCTCGCCGTTCCCCTGGGCGACGTCGCGCCGCTCGCCAAGTACGCGCACAACACCGCGTTCCTCGCGGGCGCCGTGCTGCTGGGCGCCTGGGCCGCGTGGCGCAACCGCCCCTCCGCAGGTGCGGGCGCCGCCCGCGCCGAGCCGCTCGACGACGACCCGGTGCGTTAGACGGCGCTGGGGTAGGTCTCCGGCTCCCCCACCGCCGGCTCGTAGTCGTGGAGGGGAGTGAGCGCACGGGTGCGGTCGCAGTACACGAAGGCGTCGTAGCGGCGGCCCAGGACGGTCGGCACGTAGTTGCCCCAGCGCTCCTGCCCGGGCCGGTAGACCACGCCGATGGCGCGGTGCTCCGCCTCCTCGCGCAGCCAGCGCGGGTGGCCGCGCTCGGGGAAGGGGAAGACGAACAGCGTGTTCCCGTCGGGGACGGCGCCGTGCAGCCGCGCTTCGATGCTGTCGGGCCGGGCCGGCGGCACCGACATCTCCCGCGGCCGGTCGCCCCACCGGTCGGCGGCGATCACGCTGCCGGAGTGCGAGCCGAACCCGACGATCAGCACGTTGTCGTCCCCGTGCCGTTCCCGCACCAACTGGCCCACGTTGACCATGCCGACCGAGCCCATGTCGGTCGCGCGGGCGTCGCCCACGTGGGTGTTGTGCGCCCACACGATCACCTTCGTGTCGCCGCCGTGGTGACGGACCAGCCGGTCGAGGGTGTTGACCATGTGGTGGTCGCGCACGTTCCAGGAGTCCGGCCCGCCGCGCAGCATCGCGCGGTAATAGCGCTCCGCACCGGCCACGACCTCGGCGTTCTGCTCGACCGCGAAGCGGGCGAACCGGGGATCGAGCGGCGGCTGGTCGGTCGGCTCCAGCGCCGGTGTCTCGCGGCGCAGCTCGGCCAGCAGCGACACCACTTCCGGCTCGCAGCTCTCGGGAACCAGGCCGACCGAGCGGGCGTAGGACTGCGGATCCTCCGCGTAGGGCTCGAAACAGCGGTAGGCGGCGAGCGCGGCCTCGACGTGTTCCGGCTCGTGCTCGCGCAGGTAGTCCAGCACGGAGCGCAGGGAGTCCCACAGGCTGTAGACGTCCATCCCGAAGAAGCCGACCCGCTGCTGCATCGGCACCTCCATGTTGCGCCGGCGCAGCCGACGCAGGAAATGCAGCACTTCCTCGTTGGCCCACATCCACGTGGGCCAGCGGACGAAGTCGTCCAGCACCGCACGCGGGTCCTCGGGGGAGGCGGGAGAACCGGTGACGCAGGAGTGGATGGCGAGGCAGTCGGGCCAGTCGCCCTCAACCGCGATCAGGGTGAAGCCCTTCTCCTCGATCAGCCGCCGGGTGATCTCCGCCCGCAGTCCGTAGTACTCCGATGTGCCATGGGACGCCTCACCGAGGAGCACGAAGCGCGCGTCGCCCACCCGTTCGATCAGCGGGTCGAGGTCCGCTTCGCTGCGCAGCGAAGTGGCGTATCGATGGATCTCCTCGTCCGTGTGCCTCATGGACCCGTCCTCCCATGGCGGTGGAGCTCTTCTCGTCGTCCTTCTTCGTCGCCGCGTCATCGGCGCGCGACCGCGCCCGCCGCTGCGGGAGCCCTGGCGGGGACGCTGAGGGCCCGGCTACCCGGCGACCGCGTTCTCACACTCGGGAGGAGGGAGGGGAGGGGGAACCCGTGCACGGACGCGCGGTCAAGCGGTCAAACGGCCGACTCGGGACGAATGGCGGACAAGCGGTGGGCGAGCGGCGGGCGAGTGTCCCAGATCACATCCGTCCGAGTTGGCGTCGTCGCGAGCCGGGACTATAGTTCATCGAGTCGCCTGAAACGGGTCGGGTCCTCGGCCCGTCCGAGGCGGCCGTCTTCCGGGCGCAACGGACATCAGCCGATGATGGCCGAGCCCGACACCCAACGGTCCTGAACGCAGATTCGCTCTGGCATGCTCGCTGTGCCCGTAAAGAATCGGTGGGCATTTACCGTGTTCGGTGGTCAGGAAGTTCCAAAACGTCAATTTGGCGAAAGCGGAAACGGCCTGATAATGTGAAGACACAACGGAACGAGGGGCCGGGCAAAAAGCCCGAAACCGGATTCCGAATCCCATATTGATTGGGATCTCACGAAAAGTGCCGATTTGGCGCCGGACTGAGAGCCTGATAGTGTGGGAACATAACAAAGCGGAAGCGCCGCCTCTTGAGAAGAGCCTTTCGGGCTTGTGTCGGATGAGCGGTTGTTTTTTGAGAACTCAACAGCGCGATGTTTGTTTTTCTTTATAGCCATGTTTGTTTTGGCCCCGTGCATCGTCCGTTGGATGGTGTGGGGTTCCTTTGATTGGCCGACCCTTTTTGTTGGGTTGGTTGGTCGGGGTTGTTCTCTTCGAGGTTTCCCTCCTGCCCTGGTCGGGGTGGGGGGTGTTTGGCCTTTGATGGAGAGTTTGATCCTGGCTCAGGACGAACGCTGGCGGCGTGCTTAACACATGCAAGTCGAGCGGTAAGGCCCTTCGGGGTACACGAGCGGCGAACGGGTGAGTAACACGTGAGTAACCTGCCCCTGACTTCGGGATAAGCCCGGGAAACCGGGTCTAATACCGGATACGACGCCGGCCTGCATGGGCTCGGTGTGGAAAGTTGTTTCGGTTGGGGATGGGCTCGCGGCCTATCAGCTTGTTGGTGGGGTGATGGCCTACCAAGGCGGTGACGGGTAGCCGGCCTGAGAGGGCGACCGGCCACACTGGGACTGAGACACGGCCCAGACTCCTGCGGGAGGCAGCAGTGGGGAATCTTGCGCAATGGGCGGAAGCCTGACGCAGCGACGCCGCGTGGGGGATGACGGCCTTCGGGTTGTAAACCTCTTTTACCACTCACGCAGGCATCCGGTTTTCCGGGTGTTGACGGTAGGTGGGGAATAAGGACCGGCTAACTACGTGCCAGCAGCCGCGGTAATACGTAGGGTCCGAGCGTTGTCCGGAATTATTGGGCGTAAAGAGCTCGTAGGCGGCTGGTCGCGTCTGCTGTGAAAGCCCGGGGCTTAACTTCGGGTGGGCAGTGGATACGGGCCGGCTTGAGGTAGGTAGGGGAGACTGGAATTCCTGGTGTAGCGGTGAAATGCGCAGATATCAGGAGGAACACCGGTGGCGAAGGCGGGTCTCTGGGCCTTACCTGACGCTGAGGAGCGAAAGCGTGGGGAGCGAACAGGATTAGATACCCTGGTAGTCCACGCCGTAAACGTTGGGCGCTAGGTGTGGGGACTTTCCACGGTCTCCGTGCCGTAGCTAACGCATTAAGCGCCCCGCCTGGGGAGTACGGCCGCAAGGCTAAAACTCAAAGGAATTGACGGGGGCCCGCACAAGCGGCGGAGCATGTTGCTTAATTCGACGCAACGCGAAGAACCTTACCAAGGTTTGACATCGCCCACGTACCCGTAGAGATGCGGGGTCATTTGGTTGGTGGGTGACAGGTGGTGCATGGCTGTCGTCAGCTCGTGTCGTGAGATGTTGGGTTAAGTCCCGCAACGAGCGCAACCCTTGTTCCATGTTGCCAGCACGTGGTGGTGGGGACTCATGGGAGACTGCCGGGGTCAACTCGGAGGAAGGTGGGGATGACGTCAAGTCATCATGCCCCTTATGTCTTGGGCTGCAAACATGCTACAATGGCCGGTACAGAGGGCGTGCGATGCCGTGAGGTGGAGCGAATCTCTTAAAGCCGGTCTCAGTTCGGATTGGGGTCTGCAACTCGACCCCATGAAGGTGGAGTCGCTAGTAATCGCGGATCAGCAACGCCGCGGTGAATACGTTCCCGGGCCTTGTACACACCGCCCGTCACGTCACGAAAGTCGGCAACACCCGAAACGTGTGGCCCAACCCCTTGCGGGAGGGAGTGCGTGAAGGTGGGGCTGGCGATTGGGACGAAGTCGTAACAAGGTAGCCGTACCGGAAGGTGCGGCTGGATCACCTCCTTTCTAAGGAGTCTGTGAGAGTCAGCCGTTTTTCCGACGTGGTTGACGGACTCGAGAGTGGACCCGATGTTCTGGCGTTTCTGCTGGAGGTCGTCGGGGTGGCGTGAAGGAGAACGAGCAGTCCCCTGGTCGTCTGGAAGGGCCGGGGGCGCGCTGTTGGGTGTCTGAGGAAGCAACCGCTGGTTGTTTTCCGCGGGTGCCATCCCATGCGAAGACGCTGGTTGTCCCGGGTTGTTTCGGGTTTGCCGGTTGTTTTAGCCGGGTGTGTGGTGTGTGTTTTGATTTGTGGATAGTGTGCGCGAGCATCTTGTATCTGTGGTGGCCAAGTTAGTGTGGCATACGGTGGATGCCTTGGCACCAGGCGCCGATGAAGGACGTGGGAGGCCGCGATAGTCCACGGGGAGTTGTCAACCGGGCGTTGATCCGTGGGTTTCCGAATGGGGTAACCTAGCCTGTTTCATAGCAGGTTGCCGCTGCCTGAATGTATAGGGTGGTTGGTGGTGACGCGGGGAAGTGAAACATCTCAGTACCCGTAGGAAGAGAAGACAATAGTGATTCCCTGAGTAGTGGTGAGCGAAAGGGGATGGTGGCTAAACCGTGCGCGTGTGAGACCCGGCAGGGGTTGCGTGTGCGGGGTTGTGGGATGCATCTGGCCTAGTCTGCCGGCTGGGCGCGGTGATGGTCGGGTTAGCTGAAGTCGTTGGGAAGCGACGCCGGAGTGGGTGAGAGTCCCGTAGGTGAAGGCCCGGTCTAGCCGTTGGTGTGGTCCCGAGTAGCGCGGAGCTCGAGGAATTCCGTGTGAATCTGGCAGGACCACCTGTCAAGCCTGAATACGTCCTGGTGACCGATAGTGCACGAGTACCGTGAGGGAAAGGTGAAAAGTGCCCCGGTGAGGGGTTGTGAAATAGTACCTGAAACCGTGTGCTGTCAAGCCGTCAGAGCCTTTCGGGGTGATGGCGTGCCTTTTGAAGAATGAGCCTGCGAGTCGTGGTGTGTGGCGAGGTTAACCCGGGTGGGGTAGCCGTAGCGAAAGCGAGTCTGAAGAGGGCGTGTGAGTCGCATGCTGTGGACCCGAAGCGGGGTGATCTACCCATGTCCAGGGTGAAGCGGAGGTAAGACTTCGTGGAGGCCCGAACCCACCAGGGTTGAAAACCTGGGGGATGAGGTGTGGGTAGGGGTGAAAGGCCAATCAAACTCCGTGATAGCTGGTTCTCCCCGAAATGCATTTAGGTGCAGCGTCGTGTGTTGCTTGCCGGAGGTAGAGCGACTGGTTGGCTGATGGGCCCGACAAGGTTACTGAGGTCAGCTAAACTCCGAATGCCGGTGAAGTTAGCGCGGCAGTGAGACTGCGGGGGATAAGCTTCGTAGTCGAGAGGGAAACAGCCCAGATCATCAGCTAAGGCCCCTAAGCGTGTGCTAAGTGGGAAAGGTTGTGGAGTTGCTGAGACAACCAGGAGGTTGGCTTAGAAGCAGCCATCCTTTAAAGAGTGCGTAATAGCTCACTGGTCAAGTGGTTCTGCGCCGATAATGTAGCGGGGCTGAAGTGCACCGCCGAAGCTGTGGATGCACACCGTTGGGTGTGTGTGGTAGGGGAGCGTCGTGCATGAGGTGAAGCCGCGGGGTGACCGTGTGGTGGATTGTGTGCGAGTGAGAATGCAGGCATGAGTAGCGAGACCGGCGTGGGAAACGCCGGCGCCGATTGACTAAGGGTTCCTGGGGCAGGTTAATCCGCCCAGGGTGAGTCGGGGCCTAAGGCGAGGCCGACAGGCGTAGTCGATGGATAACGGGTTGATATT
This sequence is a window from Spinactinospora alkalitolerans. Protein-coding genes within it:
- a CDS encoding erythromycin esterase family protein; the protein is MRHTDEEIHRYATSLRSEADLDPLIERVGDARFVLLGEASHGTSEYYGLRAEITRRLIEEKGFTLIAVEGDWPDCLAIHSCVTGSPASPEDPRAVLDDFVRWPTWMWANEEVLHFLRRLRRRNMEVPMQQRVGFFGMDVYSLWDSLRSVLDYLREHEPEHVEAALAAYRCFEPYAEDPQSYARSVGLVPESCEPEVVSLLAELRRETPALEPTDQPPLDPRFARFAVEQNAEVVAGAERYYRAMLRGGPDSWNVRDHHMVNTLDRLVRHHGGDTKVIVWAHNTHVGDARATDMGSVGMVNVGQLVRERHGDDNVLIVGFGSHSGSVIAADRWGDRPREMSVPPARPDSIEARLHGAVPDGNTLFVFPFPERGHPRWLREEAEHRAIGVVYRPGQERWGNYVPTVLGRRYDAFVYCDRTRALTPLHDYEPAVGEPETYPSAV
- a CDS encoding sensor histidine kinase, with the protein product MDDGSATAPASAPAPASAPRRSLRDWLVDIGLFLLAVGYGIFTSGLRIEASAVPDVIPVWLFNLDQLVGALGCAALWLRRRWPVGLAVVLVSLSAFSEMVAGAMLVALFTVAVHRPPRTSTAVFALSVLTALVYVVLRPEPDTPPLLLLLFGVTVQGAAVGWGMVVHHRRRLVLSLRDRAERAEAEAHLRAEQAQHQARDAIAREIHDVLGHRLSLLSVHAGALEYRPDAPAEDVARAAAVIRESAHQALQDLREVIGVLRAPVGELPQPTLADVERLVTESGGAGMRVELRKDVTGSVPDRVGRTAYRVVQEALTNVRKHAPGAEVCVDVAGEPGRGVTVEVRNAAPAEVPVGAPAPGGPSGQGLIGLAERVALAGGRLEHGPIDEGGWLLSAWLPWPT